GCCTGCAAGACAATGCAAAGCTTGGAATTCTAATATAAATCTAAGGATCTATTTGACAATTGTAATATAATTCTAATAATTGTAATGTAATtctaatataaatctaattaaGGATCTATTTGACAATTTTAGAAATTTAATCACCCGGGAAAACCTTTTCCAGAACACAATGGCTCCTTAGAAAGAGTGGCTCAGTCCACTTTGACGAGTGAAGCGGGTCACTGATGTAATGATAAATTAACCAGGAGGAATAGGTTTAAGAACATATCATTATGAGTAACCATAATATAAATCACTGAATATAGACAAGGGATGAATGAAAGCACTTAACATGTAGAGTGCAACTTACCTTCAACAGATAAAAAATTCATGCAAAACCACATCCATCTTAACAAAATCCACTGCAGCACAAGATCAGAAATAATTTTGATTAATATGTTTTGCTATATTTTTATGACAATTTTTatgccatttttttttataacaataAGAGACACTTATGTATGATTTCTTACCAACATCACTGAAAATGTATACACAGTATGAACACTTGGTTAAACCTCCTGATGTTTTTCAGCACCTTAGTCACAACATAACTTCAATCAGCCAGATATAATTTTAGTTTTCTACCCATGTCCAGTAGCAAAGTTATCAACCAGAATGGCCTAAAACCAGTACTATGTACCCCAGAGATCTATAACAGGAGTCCTATTGGAAGGAAATCCCACTGTAGGGGGTTTCACGAGTCACCTTTTCCCGACACAATGTTGTACTGAACGGTGGCACATTTATTAATGTGACACCTCTGGTGGGTGTCACATTTATTAATGCGACAGCTCTGGTGGGTGTCACATTTATTAATGCGACAGCTCTGGTGGGTGTCACATTTATTAATGCGACAGCTCTGGTGGGTGTCACATTTATTAATGCGACAGCTCTGGTGGGTGTCACATTTATTAATGCGACAGCTCTGGTGGGTGTCACATTTATTAATGCGACAGCTCTGGTGGGTGTCACATTTATTAATGCGACAGCTCTGGTGGGTGTCACATTTATTAATGCAACAGCTCTGGTGGGTGTCATCCCTTGAAGCTAGATGCAGTGCTTGATATGAAAGAAGCAAACAACAACTGCGCCCACTGCCTACATGGCACAAGAAAGCCACGCCACTAGCGACAAACATAAAACTTTATTGGGCAGCGATTCTTCAAGTGAGTGATATTTGCATAGCTTACATGAATCTTAAAATTCATCATTAAATCCTTGCCATATCCACTAAACCCAAAACTATTTTACCTGGAGGATGGAGCATGGACTGACCAGCCAAAGTCGGCTATCTTAAGGTCACCACGTAGACTGAGGAGGAGGTTCTCTGGTTTAATATCACGATGTATGACCTTCTTTGTGTGGCAATACCTGGAAGCAAGTATACATGAATATAATTCAAGATCATTGAACAGGCAACATTTATGAAATTTTACATATACAATGCAATTTGTAAAAAGAATTATCCATGAATTGTACACACACTGTATTACAAGTCATAAAATTTACCATGATTCAAAAGGGTCGAATAAGTTATTTCAGATATTCAGATTAAACTGTTTAGGCAACATTTAACTTAAGCACATCAATAATCACAATAGAAAGTCCTTCAGGACACTAAACACACCCCTTAGCTTGTCCATATCTTCCAATGACTTCCTGCAGTAGGTATTTCTTTACATTCTTATTCCATACTAACTGTATAAACTTTCACCCTAATCCATCATATTTTATTGAAACTACAGAAGATTAAAGTATCCTGTCAAAGTTTGGGAACAATGAACAGATGATAGACTTGTGGACAATGTACTGAAGTGAATTTCTAAGGAGAGGAGGACTGCAACAATGATGATGGGTGGATATGAGGATCTAGTGTGTGAAGAAGCAGAAATTGGGTGTGAACAATGGATcttcttcttgagattatctcgagacgatttcggggcgttagtgtccccgcggcccggtcttcaaccaggcctccacccccaggaagcagcccgtgacagctaacacccaggtacttattttactgctaggtaacaggggcataggggtgaaagaaactctgcccattgtttctcccatATCACTGCCCATGAGTGATTTGTCCAACTGCTAAACACCAGCATTTAAAATGGCACAATAAACATTCTAGTCACCAACTTCACAGCCCACCATTAATAAGGGTTGAAGTGTGTGGTCACGAGGCCACAGACTCTGAATATACCGATCAATTCTGCATGAAGTTTGTAAACAAACTCCAAGCAAAGTTTCATGGAGAAACTAAGCCTCGGACAATGGAAGTCTAAGTTCCCCAGTAAGATCAATAGgtcaaatgaaaaaaaattaaataaaagatAAAGTCTTTGACTGTTGACTGACATGAAACAAGCAGGAAGTATGAGAGGGACTGTGGGGATATGGAAGCATGTGTGATGCTGCTACTTGATGGCAGTCAGTTCAGGTTACCAAGTAGGCCAACTGGTGAATACCAAAATCCTCACTAGACAATCACTttcatgagccatagagacattagaaagaattttttcagtgtcagggtagttaacaaatggaatgcattaagtagtgttgtggtggaggctgactccatacacagtttcaaatgtagatatgatagagcccaataggctcaggaatctgtacaccagttgatcgacagttgagaggcaggaccaaagagccagagctcaaccccaacaacacaactaggcgagtacttgCAATATCACTGTGGAGAGATTctgtatattttttttgtttatgaattaGCTGCAATTGGTCGCCCTGAGCTGGGAGGATGACACCAATGACCCCCCTAGCACCTTACTGTCCTTTCAAGGACAGTTTAAATGTTCTGTGGCACCAATGCAATTAATTGTGGAAGCATAACCCTAATATAGTACCAAAATTTATATCCTGTGATCCTTTGCAGTTACCTAGcattggttccgaggatcaatgtcccatGGCTCAGTCTCTGATCAGGCCTCTTGATCGGTggtctagtcaaccaggctgctcacagcctgacatgAATTACAGCCCAGTTGATCAGAAACCTTTGGAggcgtttatcaagttctcttttgaacactgagaGGTCAGCTAGTTATACTCCTTATGTTCAGAAGGTGTGTTGCAATATTAGATTTCCTCGTTTCCTTAAAATACCAGTTACTCAAACAATCTTATTTAACAAAGAAAAATAAAAGAATACTTACTTTAGTGCACTGGCAAGCTGCATGATGTACTTGGCAGACCTTTTCTCATCAAAATGACGATGAGGTTGTGCTTGCATTTCTTTGTATAACTCTCCACGTGGGGCAAATTCCAAGATCAGGTACACACGCACTTCATCGTGAAAGTACCCATAGAGACGCAAGATGTTTGGGTGTCTGAGAAAAATATTTTGTCTTTAATGAAAATAAGCAAAAATATACTGTACTGGATTTGCATGAAATAATTGTGTCAATGATTTTGTTACTTTCATAATCCGATTTTAATATAAAAACTATACAAGCATAAGTATAAAACCAATACAGCACTGTATAATGTGCTGCATCACTAATACAGTGTACTTTATTAAAATGACAACTCACCTAAGATGAGCTTGAATCTCTATTTCTCTTCTCAGCTGATGTTCAACATTTGCCTTCTGCAACTGGGACTTGAATAACACCTTGAGTGCCACAATATATTTACTAGACTTCTCACGAGCCAAGTAAACATTACCAAACTTCCCCTTCCCTAAGGGCCTCCCAATCTCAAAATTATCAAGTGACCATTTCCGCTTTTCATTCTCTCTGTTGAAGATCAAACAAGGTTaacaaaaaggaaaatattctaataaaaaaataattgctACAAGTACCATCTATGGAAAAACTTTCTACAGTTAGtacaatatattaattaataaaaatcTAATCATTCCTTTGATAGGCCttgaaaagatgtacagtgaggcCTCGATTTAcaatggtaatccgttcccagagacttaTCATAAGTCGAGATATCGTAAGTCAAGCCGATTTTTCCCTATTAAGCGATTATTTCAAGTCGAAATAAAGGGAatttaattaatccgttccccaccctccaaaatattaacttacaaatacattttatactgaattttTTTTCTCTAATTACAATAccgtacatatgtttatcttacctttatggaggactcttgatggcgtatggaagatggtgatgaagggggggaggacaggtgttactgtttggaaggggcgtTCCCCatgccattataacatcaggcagtgatgacttttctgggatacacacactggcatgttttgcctacatactactaggacctgcttgtttgtcttactaagaatctgtctaaagacacttgttttttcctacattttaacacttgtctgtagtaagacatcacattgtcatttaaaggtcaatgcaatggcctgctacagctttatctgggtgagttttttcaacaaaactttgcagttcttcccatacttcacacattttcttaataatGAAGAAgggatatataataatcagttttatgttcaaaaagcaaaaaatcatcacaaaaacggaacttcttataggggtgatcgtcactaagcgggcagctctagtaaactgaaGCAGGTCGGCccgcgtgactgggaaccacgcgctcggtcgacccaaacgtgtaaaaaaaaatatcgttagtcgacgacactatcGTAAGTCGAGTCATTTTTCGATCGAATTTACATTGCAACTCAAAATTATcacaagtcgaggtgccactgtacatgATTCATGTCACATCTTTTACATGATCTAGCAAGATATATAAGGGGAAAATTTTCCTTATATGCTGGTGGATAATGATTAATAATCTGAATTATTTCATTAAGTTTAtcaatataataattactttgagTTATTATATAGTAGTACTGTACAGAGAAACCTCGGGTGACAAGCAGCTCCATCTATGAGCATTTCagataacgagcaagccactcgcagaaaatttgtctcAACTGACAAGCTTCTGCTCAGTTAACGAGAAAACCacgtggtgcttcctagcgttcccACAAATTCTCGAACGCCTCTGACGTTCGACGGAAATTAGTTTCGCAAGACGAGTATTTCACATGACGAGCTtggtgccggaacggattaaattcgttaaccgAGACACCACTGTATTGTGATTTTCTTATTAATATAAACACTATCTACTGAATTACTTGAGAGATGATGTGTTATTTACATTACTACACATGGTTAATCTCAATAGCAAGTATCAATCTGTAAAAAAAACATAGGATATCTGAATTTTATATCAAAGTTGCACAGTAATCAAAGAATCATGCTATTTCGTGCTATCATACAGTAGAATAGAATCACAATCATTAATACATCACACCACTGGTGAAATTGTGAATGTATGACAATTGAAAGtacaataatttaaataataaaataaattaatagcGAAGCCAGAGGCAACACTCGCAAAGCAGGACACTGCTGCCAGCTTCTCGCCCACCAAAATCTGAAGAACTGATGCACCAGTCCTTGCTCTAGTTTTTTCTTTATCAGAACCTAACAATTTATGACACCTGTAACCTTTGTTCCTGGTGCCAGTGTTTCATGATAAGCTGCCGAGATGGtatgagagcgagagaaagaaccCTTAACTCTCATCCCATTACCAACTTAGGAAGCTGAAGAAACTGAAAATCAATGCCACATTGTACATTCATCCTGACGCCTTGGTCTcattaaaataaaaattgtcatcatTACcagtccaataaattgggaaatagTCCTAGTAATTAAAGTGAATAGAGGCTGAAAGTAACCGCGTTAAGAAATTCTTAATAAGACCAAGTGCCTCCACCCTACAACTGACACCATTACAAGTTCAGCTGAGGACTTATTGTGTTatttagatgaagtaattgatggatCCACAGATTTCTGGTTTTTATAACAAACTGACAGGCCAGTTATAAAGCATACATCAAAATAATTCAAGGTGGGTGCTGTTACACTATACACTAATACACAGTGTGCTTGTGTACGTGACTTCATTATTCAAACTGGTAAAATCCTTATTTTTTAATTAAACTTACAGTAACCTATGGAAATATCTTGTTGCAACAGAATTTATAATTAATCAAAGTGTGGAACCTTACTGCAGGAAAGGTTTAGTCATCTGCAATGGGGAATTACTtgcaatattattttatttattttatttatatatatatacaagaaggtacattgggtttgtgagaatacattggatagtacagtatttacattcttgtaaagccactagtacgcgcttaCATCTTTAAAACACAGAACCCACATTAATGGATCAATAAAACTGGAGGTCACTTTCTTCATAGTTGTATTGAGCTAAGTGCATACTCTCCATTGTTCCATATtttattctttctcaatgtgattAACGTAAGGTAAAATAattcaacagcagcaatattgtactggttataaaaattatatacagtacaagATTTGTTTAAATGTTTATTGAAGTCAAACCCTTGCTGTCAGAAACAACTTTCTTGAAAATCATCTTCTAACCATAAAACTATTACTGTACACTAAACAAAACGTTACTTACTCTGCACTACCGCTGCTGTCTTTCCGTCCACTTTCCTCATCATTAACAACATTGCCCTTGGTCGTTTCCTTCAGTGGTGCTCGTGATGTACCACCGGACACCCCACCACCTGTGGCGTTCTTGCTAGTCTGCATTTCAATACTAGACTTAGTCACTGGAAAAGAGGAAATACTGTAAGTATAAATAAATGTTCTACTGAAAGTCTAAATGAGTCTGTAAAAAAATATTATCAAACAAAAATAATTTAAACAAATTCAAAGCATACATCCACTCTTGTATGCTATTAACCTTGTATACCTTTCCAAGTGGACTTCCACACTCCTAGCAACACAGAACTGGCCAAGTTCCTGTAGTCCCCGTGGCACAggaacacagggactacagcgatACAACAGCCATGGAGAGAAACACCACCAATACATGATGGCCATCAGAaagaagcaccaccacaaccaccactattacagggtccatagaattacagaAACCTACCCAAATCCACCCAAATCCTGCtaccattacgtaagtaatgaagaaatatggcacTGTATATTTACTCacaataatgttggtgctgaatgcagaacatgatcaAACTTATTTTTACTTtgaaatctaatttcataacaaaaTTAGAAGTatgtactgtaaatatgtagcaggTGACGCCATGGGAAGTcgtcggtccaagcgacaatgttgtggagcaacttatccaagatatagttTAGCCTGAAGTGTGTTTGCTGACATATCAGGCTCCTTTACACAATGATCCAGGCATCACACTTCTTCGCTCAAATTGTTGAAAATTTAATTggtggtaaattcaggtaaaccaccaccaccacacttgacaGCAGGACTCCGAaacttacccgagggccactaacacactaATGGCTccaacaaggacaggaagccagcagcttaTCAATTTAAAAGTACAAATGCTCCTCAGAAGTTGCCAGATATGAAGATGTTTAGAGTAAGCTTACTGAACAATGAGCGTTGCAGTTTCTTTAGGTTACTGCTGTAATGTATGGATACTCATCCACGAGGCACAGCATTATGTAAATAAAGTGTACCTCAACATAAGGTCTTGTAGTACAGATGGATTTATTCTCAACTCATAATTGGGGATCCCAGGTTTGATTTCCAGGTAGGACAGAAACCACTGACCACATTTCCTTTCAACTAATGcaactgtttacctagcagtaaataagtacccaggagttaggcaattgTAGGgtagcatcctggggagggtcatttGTCCAACCTTGGGGGGAGGACCTCGATAGAAGCCCAAAGTACACGTATACATGGGCTCCCTGTCCCCGACATCAATTACTGGTGGTATAGGCTAATACAACAAACTGTACATCTGGCACAAAAGGCCGCTTTTATTCTTACATATAACAAAACCTATGACATAGCAGTCCCCATGGTGTAGTGgtcaagacgctcgcctggcggttCGTGAGCGTTCTGTCCAGGGAGGATTTACCAGGCATAAATCCTTAACTGGTagactgtttaactcaacagtaaaacgggtacctggttgttaatttttcgcggggtcgtattccagggaacatgggaataaggacctgcccgaaacgctatacgtaataagtggctgtacaaaaatgtaagaactcttgtatatattaaaaaaaaaaatacatacctTGTACCTTACTGTCAACTGTCacttttttaaatttatatatatacaaaagttcttacatccttgtacagccactagcacacacagcattttgggcaagtccttaaatcctaattttcaccccccccccccccaggaagcagcccgtagcatttgtctaactcctaggtacctaattactgctaggtatgGCGCCCGAGAGccaagtggacagcgcttcggattcgtagtcctgaggttttgggttcgatccccggtggcggcggaaacaaatgagcaaagtttctttcaccctgatgctcctgtttcctagcagtaaataggtacctgggagttagacagctgttacgggctgcttcctgggggtgtgtaacaaaaatgaggcctggtcgaagaccgggccacggggacactaagccctgaagtcatctcaagatgacctcaagataggtaacaggggcattagggtgaaattaactctgcctatttgtttctgcttccatcagggatcgaacccggacccttaggtccAGGTTAGGACCACGAACCCCGAGTGCTGTcgtctcagctgtcaggccccctattGAAATGAATTCCTTCATTTAACTTGACGATTGTTCACTAGGCCTAACTCTGCTCCACAATTTGATATCTAAAATTTCAGTTATTGTCACTTGCAGAGAATAAAGTTAGTGTGAGTGGAATATGAAGTTTAAGAAGGCCTTCGGGTAAGTtaatccctggaatacgaccccgcgaaAAATTAACAAACAGGTACCCGTTttattgttgagttaaacagagtctACCAGTTAAGGATTTAGGTTTGATTCTGCCCCAAACCAAAAAGGTTTGAGGCAGCAGTCAGGTGTGCGCCACACTGCCTGCACACCTGGCCAGTACACATGTGTACCAgaaccacaaccccacacacacacaccacacttgtGGTGTTCCTAGTGACCTAACAGCAGACAATGTCTCCTTAACCCCATCACTGGTAACCAGATACGCCCAAAATCTCAGCCACGTCACTTGCTAATATATTTGGACCAAATTCCCGTGATATCAGGCCAGGATAGCGGCCAGGATAGCTGCCCCTCACCAGCGTGAACACCCCCCCCCAGTCATCAACCAGGGACATcaatactgtatacatatatcCCTGGCCTGTGGTGGAGAGGACAAGTTacctccccctacacacacacatcacctatTTCACCGCCAAGCCTGGCCTCCACCCCGGTAGCTGGGCCTCCTGCAggccccaccacacctgcagagagccaggaggCGGCCAGGGCGGCcccaggagacgagagagagagaggagacaccgACCTGCAGCGGCGCCGCCACTTTGAATGTGTGTACATGTGGAGGTTTAAACGTGAGGGCGGCCGCTGATTGGCTGGCCggccgcgcccccccccccccctctcctccttcatCACCCCCCCATATGTACATTGCACATATTGCCCAACATATCCCCCATTCTCCCCATTCTGGTCCCCCCAATATAGAACCCTCCATTAAGGACCCCTCACCTATCTCCCCTCCACTTATCAACTGCCTCTTCCCCCTCATCAAAGAAGGACCACCCTGCCTCGCTCATACTTCATTAACATATATTTgtttattgatttatatatacaagagtttttacattcttgtttaTTGTAAGTTATGTTAAcaggagctgggacatactctccaacacaatATCTGTGATTGCCTTGTTATCAATCAGTGCCTTCAGACAGAATGATGTGAGGTAATTTGAGCTCGGTAATTACTTCAtagtcaggaatattggaagatattcttgtgctgtaaccagattttgctagtggaggttAACAGGCCTTAGCTTTCTGGTTCTCTCCTGACTCCATATATGACTGGCTGTTTCATGCAAGATTTCGTCTCCcaatcggtatccagtgtctggcttcCTATTTCCTTCAccgagtttcattaccttacatttacttgggttgaactttagtagccatttgttgtatcattccttcagtttgtctaggtcattttgtggcctcatactatcttcctctgctaATCCTCCTCAAAATttgtgcatcatcagcaaacattgagagatacgagtttataccctctgggagatcatttacatatatcagaaacagtataggtccaaggactaatccctgtgggactccactggtgatgcctCCCTACTCCAAAACCTCCCCCACTCAaagtgactcactgtcttctgttgcttaggtactcccttatccattgaagCACCTTCCCTTTCAGGAAGTACCTTTCCCTTTCAGGTAAGgaaagtaccttccctttcactcctgccttcatctccagcttgtgcattagtctcttatgtggtactgtgttaaaggctttctggcaatccaaaaatctgcagtctgcctacccctctctatcttgcctgatttttgttacctggtcatagaattcagttAATCCTGTGGGGCatcatttgccatccctgaacccatgctgatgttgttttacaaagttctttcgctcttgATGTTCAActagctttttttgcacaatcttctccatcatcttgcatgctaAGCAAGTTAGGGgaaactagcctgtagttcagtgcctcctgtctatcacccttaataataataataataatttatttaggaaaagtacatacatagttgcagagttacagtacaaacattctgtttgatttaaaggtagaggtatatatatatattatataaatgttgtacctagtagccagaaagaagtattcagcctactatgcaaggcccaatttgcctaataggccaagttttcctgaatttatatatatttttctattttttcatatgaaatctcACTGGATCTCCAGTCAATCATTTCTTACTACCACTACAGACAAAAGTAACTGACTACAAACAGCAAAttcattatggtatttgtaggacaACGAAATGGTAATTTAAGTGAGGGGTAACATACTTTATACTCAGCATACAGTACTAAGATATGCTCCTTTCACCTTCCCCTAATTTTCATTGAAAACATTTTGactatcttttatatatatagtagctcctttttccccatgcccccccccccctagagacCTTATCCTGGAAAAACAAACAACAAAACAAAttctttttaattatttattgcaTCCATATATGAATTTCAACATTACTAAATGGATATGCATAGCTCAAAGTTGCTGCCAAATAACATTTCTCAAAAAATGCAGCAGACCAACATTGACACCCCAAGTCTTAATCTTCATTACAAGCTCCATTAgaaaatattaaacaaaaaattaaaccaaaatcatttacagctaaaaacttgcctaaaaaaatacaaaaatatgagGACTTTATGCATCACTAATGAAATTATCATCAGAAAATACTTGTCAATTTTAAATTAGAAACAATTATACCAGACATCTCCTCTATACAATTACATTAATAGCAAAAGTGCAAGACAAAATAAGAGCTGTAAAAAAATCAAGTGACATAATGGCTCCCTTTTGAGCTGTATTTCGGCTGCTCCCTTAGCCTAATGCACTGATGTTGATAACCACCAGTAATCACCGGGCACTGCATTACTCTAGACTGAGGAAAACAAGGACAGTACCATTGTAATTTCTTGTCCCAGATATAAATGGGCCAGGGAGCTTGATAGAGAGCATACTTCAATCCAGCAGAAGGTAAAATGTTTGCTATAACACAAACACTTCACATCACCCACAATTCTCTCCAAGTGAATCTTGGAAATTCAAAAATTGTAAAAGCTTCATCTAAAGATACAAAAATAAGAGAACCATCACCAACTACCTCAATTGCCTCCCAAGGCAAGTACAAGCACACAACAAAGCATTACCCACTTTATGCTGCACTTTATAAATCTTAGATATAGCAGAACTTGTAGGACGCAAATGGGTAGCCACCAAGGTAGCGTTCAGAAAGGGGTGTTTCATGTCAATAAATGCTTTATTACTGAGCAAGTTCCTCCTCCATTGCACTAATACATTGTGTGTTGGGGAAGCCTGGGGCAAGACAAAGGATGATGTTATATTGATAGCAGTCACCCCCGACATGATGCAATGGTGACGAAAATGTGGGAAATGTTTGGGATTAGGTGTAGGACTGACTCGGTTTAACCACCCATCTAACCCAAAACTAGATTTGTGATAATTTAGTTTTAAAACAAGAAAATAAACTGCAGAACTTTAGGACAAGCCAGAATAACAGTAAGTCAAGGTAATACTGATGAGCTGCCACAGGAAAAAGTATGGTGC
Above is a window of Procambarus clarkii isolate CNS0578487 chromosome 11, FALCON_Pclarkii_2.0, whole genome shotgun sequence DNA encoding:
- the LOC123758351 gene encoding aurora kinase C isoform X2 translates to MYTHSKWRRRCRSVSPLSLSSPGAALAASWLSAVTKSSIEMQTSKNATGGGVSGGTSRAPLKETTKGNVVNDEESGRKDSSGSAEENEKRKWSLDNFEIGRPLGKGKFGNVYLAREKSSKYIVALKVLFKSQLQKANVEHQLRREIEIQAHLRHPNILRLYGYFHDEVRVYLILEFAPRGELYKEMQAQPHRHFDEKRSAKYIMQLASALKYCHTKKVIHRDIKPENLLLSLRGDLKIADFGWSVHAPSSRRTTLCGTLDYLPPEMVEGKPHDEKVDLWSLGVLCYEFLCGNPPFEAESNRDTYSRISKVDLIFPSHVSDKAKDLMVKLLRHRPSDRLSLDGVLQHPWILESTKESATSACHAH
- the LOC123758351 gene encoding aurora kinase C isoform X1, whose protein sequence is MYTHSKWRRRCRSVSPLSLSSPGAALAASWLSAGVVGPAGGPATGVEARLGGEIVTKSSIEMQTSKNATGGGVSGGTSRAPLKETTKGNVVNDEESGRKDSSGSAEENEKRKWSLDNFEIGRPLGKGKFGNVYLAREKSSKYIVALKVLFKSQLQKANVEHQLRREIEIQAHLRHPNILRLYGYFHDEVRVYLILEFAPRGELYKEMQAQPHRHFDEKRSAKYIMQLASALKYCHTKKVIHRDIKPENLLLSLRGDLKIADFGWSVHAPSSRRTTLCGTLDYLPPEMVEGKPHDEKVDLWSLGVLCYEFLCGNPPFEAESNRDTYSRISKVDLIFPSHVSDKAKDLMVKLLRHRPSDRLSLDGVLQHPWILESTKESATSACHAH
- the LOC123758351 gene encoding aurora kinase isoform X3 yields the protein MQTSKNATGGGVSGGTSRAPLKETTKGNVVNDEESGRKDSSGSAEENEKRKWSLDNFEIGRPLGKGKFGNVYLAREKSSKYIVALKVLFKSQLQKANVEHQLRREIEIQAHLRHPNILRLYGYFHDEVRVYLILEFAPRGELYKEMQAQPHRHFDEKRSAKYIMQLASALKYCHTKKVIHRDIKPENLLLSLRGDLKIADFGWSVHAPSSRRTTLCGTLDYLPPEMVEGKPHDEKVDLWSLGVLCYEFLCGNPPFEAESNRDTYSRISKVDLIFPSHVSDKAKDLMVKLLRHRPSDRLSLDGVLQHPWILESTKESATSACHAH